Sequence from the Afifella aestuarii genome:
CTCGTCCATTTGCGCGCGCGCCATCGCCATCATCTTCGGCTGCGGGCGGCCATAGCTCTGTTCGGAGATCGACTGGATCGGCCCGAGGGTGATTCCGGCCGCCTCGGCGAGCTGTTCGGCGCGGGCACGCGCGTCCTCGACCGCCTTTTTGCGGGCCTCTTCTTCGAGCGGCTTCGGGTCGTCGATGGTGAACGACAGATTCTGGATGCGGTTGGAGCCGAGCTCCACGACCTTGTCGAGCGTCGATCCGGCACTTTCAAGATCGCGGATGCGGACCGTGAGGAGGTTGTCGACCCGGTAACCGACGATCTTGCGCTCCGAAGCCTGACCTGGGCGCGGCTGCTCGTAGACCGGCTGGATGGAGAAGCCGGAGGTCTGCAGGTCGCGGTCGGCGATGCCCTGGTCCTTTAGCGCCTGCGTGACCTTCGTTATCGCCTCTGAATTGGCGCGAAGCGCCTCCTGCGCGCTCTTCGCCTGTTCCGACACGCCGAGCGCGACGACCGCCATGTCCGGCGTGCCGAATGCCTCGCCGTTGCCGGAGACGTTGATTTGCGGGCGGTCCGGCCCATCCTGTGCGAGCGCCGGTGCTGCGAATGCGGCGAGCGAGAGGGCGAGGGCCGGGGCGATAAGGCGTCTGGTCGGCATGTCGGTTCTCCGGGGTGCGTGAATCGGTGGCCCGTGCGAATGCCTGCCGAATGCGGCTCTTTTTGGGGCTGTTGTGTCGCGCCGGCTTGCCCGGTGCCGGGCAATCGCGTACCTGACGCCTGTCTGGGTCCGTAGCTCAATTGGTTAGAGCCGGCGGCTCATAACCGCTTGGTTGCAGGTTCGAGTCCTGCCGGACCCACCACACCCTTTTCCCCACATCATGTCGGACGAATTCTGAAGCGCGCCTGCCACCCAGGTCGCGCGGGGAGCGACGTTCGCCTCGTCTTGGCCTTTCGTGCACCGGGTGAGGCGTTTACGGCATTGCGTGGCGCTCGCTCATCCGTATTGTGCGCGGCCTCAGATGGATTTTTCGATCACCAAAGAGCGCTTTGCCGAAAAATCGTTCGTGTTGGTGAGGCGAAAACGGGAGGAAGAAAATGAAAATTTCGCAGATTGGCGCGATTGCGCTGTTTTCCGCCACACTTGCCGCGATGGCGGGGCCGGCTTCCGCCGAAACCTATCGGTTGTCGCAAAATACCAGCAACACGACGACCTGGCAGAAGGGTGCCGAGAAGTTCAACGAGCTTCTGGGTGAGGCGACCGACGGCAAGATGGACGTCCGTATCTTCCCGAATGCGCAGCTCGCCGGCGGCGACCAGATGAAGCAGACGGAGATGGTGAGCCGTGGCTCCATCGACTTCATGCTGACCTCCGCGATCAACGTCACGCCGCTTGTGCCGGAGCTTGCGGTCTTCTCGTTGCCGTACCTCTATTCGGACTATGACGCGGTCGACGCCACGACGAGCGGCGAGCCGGGGCAGAAGATCGAAGAGATCTTGAAAGAGCACGGCATCATCGCTCTCGCCTGGGGCGAGAACGGCTTCCGCGAAGTGACCAACAATGTCCGCCCGATCAAGACGCCGGAGGACATGCAGGGTCTCAAGATGCGCGTCTCGGGTCCGATGTACATCGACGTGATGCAGGCGCTCGGCGCCAACCCGCAGCAGATGCAATGGTCGGAGACGTTTCCGGCTCTGCAGCAGGGCGTGGTCGACGGGCAGGAAAACCCGATCGGTGCCGTCATCATCCCGCAGCGCGTCTACGAGGTGCAGAAATACCTGACCACCTGGCACTATTCCTACGACCCGCTTTTCCTCGGCGTCAGCGAGAAGCTCTGGGATTCATGGGACGACCAGACCAAGACCACGGTGAAGAAGGCCGCCGAAGAGGCGATGGAATACCAGAAGGAAATCAGCCGTGAAGGCACGGCCAAGGGCGTCGAATTCCTGCGCGAACAGGGCATGGACGTCTACGAGCCGAACGCCGAAGAGATCGACGCTTTCCGCGAAGCGACCAAGCCGGCCTTCGACACCTGGTCGAAGAAGGTGGGCGAGGATCTCGTGAAGAGCTTCCAGGACACCATCGCTCAGTCGAACTGAGGCATCGCTCGTGCAGGCGGGGTGTCTGTGCCCGCCTGCACGTTCAGCCTTTGAGGAGGTTTCGTGTCGTTCCTGTTGCGCGAAGCGGAGAAGATCGTCTGCGCGGTGATCCTTCTTGCGATGACCGGCCTAGGCTTCGCCAATGTGGTCGTGCGCTATCTGACCAGCTATTCGCTCGCATCGACGGAAGAGCTCCTCACCAACGGCTTTCTGCTTTTGACGGTTTTCGGCGCGGCCATCGCCGCACGCAACGGCGAGCATCTTGCCGTGACCATCCTCTATGATGCCGTGCCGAGGCCGGTTCGGAGGGCGATCCTCGTCCTGTCGAGCGTCCTCTCCGTCGCTCTCCTCGCGATGTCGGCCTGGTTCACCTGGCAGCTTTTCGCGAACCAGTTCGAGAGTGGTGTGCGCTCCTACGCGCTGCAGATCCCGGCCTGGTACTACAGCGTGGCGCTGCCTTTCGGCTTCGCGCTCGTCATTATCCGCTACATTCAGCATGCCTTCGAGCGCTGGCGCGGTGACACGCATGAGGTCGTCGCCGATGTTTGACCTCGATGCCGGCACGCAGATGGTGATCCTGTTCTTCGTGCTGTTGTTCCTGCGCGTGCCGGTCGCGTTCGCCCTCGGGCTTTCTGCCGTCTATGCGATGTGGGCGATCGGCTTCGGCCTCGATATGGCGGGCGATCTGATCGCGAGCGGCATCGCCAAGTTCTCTCTGCTCGCGATCCCGTTCTTCATCCTCGCCGGCACCCTCATGGGCTCCCTCGGCATTGCTGAGCGTATGATCGCCTTCTTCCGCGTTCTCGTCGGCGGCCTGCCGGGGGGCATGGGGCTTGTCGGAACCGTCGTCTGCCTCTTCTGGGGTGCGGTCTCAGGCTCGGGGCCGGCATCGGTTGCCGCAATTGGCCCGCTGATCGTGCGCGGCATGGCCGAGGATGGCTATCCGAGAGCTTTTGCGGCCGGCCTCGTCTGCGCCGGTGCGGGACTTTCCATCGTCATTCCACCCTCGATCGGTCTCGTCATCTACGGCGTCATTGCCGAAACCTCGATTTCGGACCTCTTCACGGCAGCGATCATCCCGGGCCTTGTCATGGGGCTCTTGATGCTCGTCGCTCTGCCTTTCGTGCCGAAAGTGGATGCGAACGAGATGCCGCCGAGCCTGGAGCGCCTGATGCCGCAGGATTTTTCGGAGCTCCCATACGGGCGGCGGCTGTGGCGCTCCTTCCTGCATTCCTTCTGGGGTCTGATGACACCGCTCGTCATCCTGGGCGGTATCTATTCCGGCATCTTCACGCCGACCGAAGCGGCGATCGTGGCGACCGTCTATGCGCTCTTCGTCGGCGGCCTCGTCTACCGCACCTTGAGCTTTGCGACGCTCTACGAGGCGCTGTCCGCAGCTGCGGCATCCTCGGCCGTCGTCATGCTCGTGGTGGCCTATGCAAGCCTCTTCGGCTGGGTGGTGACGGTCGATGATCTCATCGGAAAATACTCGACCGTGCTTCTCGGGCTGAGCGATCAGCAATGGGTCATCCTCATCGTCATCATGCTCATCCTCTTGATCGCGGGGATGTTCATGGACGCGATCACCATCATG
This genomic interval carries:
- a CDS encoding SIMPL domain-containing protein, with product MPTRRLIAPALALSLAAFAAPALAQDGPDRPQINVSGNGEAFGTPDMAVVALGVSEQAKSAQEALRANSEAITKVTQALKDQGIADRDLQTSGFSIQPVYEQPRPGQASERKIVGYRVDNLLTVRIRDLESAGSTLDKVVELGSNRIQNLSFTIDDPKPLEEEARKKAVEDARARAEQLAEAAGITLGPIQSISEQSYGRPQPKMMAMARAQMDEAAVPLEGGEVSVEVQVNMVWGIEE
- a CDS encoding DctP family TRAP transporter solute-binding subunit; the encoded protein is MKISQIGAIALFSATLAAMAGPASAETYRLSQNTSNTTTWQKGAEKFNELLGEATDGKMDVRIFPNAQLAGGDQMKQTEMVSRGSIDFMLTSAINVTPLVPELAVFSLPYLYSDYDAVDATTSGEPGQKIEEILKEHGIIALAWGENGFREVTNNVRPIKTPEDMQGLKMRVSGPMYIDVMQALGANPQQMQWSETFPALQQGVVDGQENPIGAVIIPQRVYEVQKYLTTWHYSYDPLFLGVSEKLWDSWDDQTKTTVKKAAEEAMEYQKEISREGTAKGVEFLREQGMDVYEPNAEEIDAFREATKPAFDTWSKKVGEDLVKSFQDTIAQSN
- a CDS encoding TRAP transporter small permease, translated to MSFLLREAEKIVCAVILLAMTGLGFANVVVRYLTSYSLASTEELLTNGFLLLTVFGAAIAARNGEHLAVTILYDAVPRPVRRAILVLSSVLSVALLAMSAWFTWQLFANQFESGVRSYALQIPAWYYSVALPFGFALVIIRYIQHAFERWRGDTHEVVADV
- a CDS encoding TRAP transporter large permease; its protein translation is MFDLDAGTQMVILFFVLLFLRVPVAFALGLSAVYAMWAIGFGLDMAGDLIASGIAKFSLLAIPFFILAGTLMGSLGIAERMIAFFRVLVGGLPGGMGLVGTVVCLFWGAVSGSGPASVAAIGPLIVRGMAEDGYPRAFAAGLVCAGAGLSIVIPPSIGLVIYGVIAETSISDLFTAAIIPGLVMGLLMLVALPFVPKVDANEMPPSLERLMPQDFSELPYGRRLWRSFLHSFWGLMTPLVILGGIYSGIFTPTEAAIVATVYALFVGGLVYRTLSFATLYEALSAAAASSAVVMLVVAYASLFGWVVTVDDLIGKYSTVLLGLSDQQWVILIVIMLILLIAGMFMDAITIMFITLPIFLPVMRELGWDPVWFGVLVMVNLAIGLFTPPVGINLYVAANMTSLPLEKIARGAVPFLITSLIGLILIAAFPSLSSVLVEVLK